Proteins encoded by one window of Puntigrus tetrazona isolate hp1 chromosome 17, ASM1883169v1, whole genome shotgun sequence:
- the ccser2a gene encoding LOW QUALITY PROTEIN: serine-rich coiled-coil domain-containing protein 2 (The sequence of the model RefSeq protein was modified relative to this genomic sequence to represent the inferred CDS: inserted 1 base in 1 codon; substituted 1 base at 1 genomic stop codon), which yields MEQKVLSKSSMVSRLPKFGARPVNGTPSSLPNGTTQTALTQEGKNPPARPNGVVRTSSFNLKWRKDSGGLVDPSNPVEGTVPDEKKEVRSQHFPGSRELKSPSTPATKVRRSASSLTTGSPKPAPKSPKSVSPKPKSKNTQITTASKSQDISQKSPGSKPTQNGTSSLGSSPSQASSSGLQRPRANSSSTRSTSRDSLSQSNDSLSRQSLVPDYMVRSQSFTHFKQLPSPTSAPMTRSFSFNKAVELAKPLANTQLRPPRTVGLKSPLSMSKGRLVLGLGGLGFGKGITDRPPAGTPSSEGFTPPNSIKRPLLPNSMLTKPSLQAYRLNRSIPAKPQCPLVVGRSPVESDVITPPLTPELLHCTPKNVSAXLYHFSDSPEEPVAEPGLDGNLRYTGEGMEDMSLSXASSLERNDTSEEFLDDFDHLGDQSQNGIQQNKYPLATPTQTPLQGLLNETMDWTGIGLAGGKADLMGGQVRGPSLMSPDVERHATSSLELSPSNSSGGTYMWDEEGMEPLGHNTHIHRCSSYESDLNSIDILNNLDNTGSCDLEDDDLMLDVDLPEDGSMLHDGMAHFERSDRGGRPAQWRRRQQRWSGTDHAHNDNRLVGFHYDPCRTGHRPLLPAVQHDSHTVALDELTLKHMAEDCSSVRSQLLKLKSLLQMDDGEITPESLESSEDDSRAQQMEELMKEVAHLREELKNKDKIITRLTHQQHQQSPVRCQCHQPKSGVRGERRTHHDKSTQTVWRPPHHHPAPQILQPISHIPYEPLIQGKLAKTVPTGGHNDACTEEERPPTFCPPAPCTDPILPPAKDPHMVSKSLPDPEELSRLLSTHLRIQDNNENDSPGAGEQIARPTPEGHQRKLLQTPHPSSFFSPRVLQPPRLHKRVTLPALSISGGSGTNLKPGPPMNHKAQQLLSPPPSRGLPCFSAGNHVVTRGRLSQPWPAVVRGEADQQRNASAPLDVSTRLAKPKIH from the exons atggaACAGAAGGTCCTCAGTAAATCCTCCATGGTTTCCAGACTGCCTAAATTTGGTGCCCGTCCTGTCAATGGTACCCCGTCATCCCTTCCCAATGGTACAACCCAGACTGCACTCACTCAAGAGGGCAAGAATCCCCCAGCTAGGCCAAATGGAGTGGTCAGAACCTCTTCCTTCAACTTGAAATGGAGAAAGGATAGTGGTGGACTGGTGGACCCTTCAAACCCAGTTGAAGGCACGGTTCCAGATGAGAAGAAAGAAGTTCGTTCTCAGCATTTTCCAGGAAGTAGGGAGTTAAAAAGCCCTTCTACTCCTGCAACCAAAGTGCGCAGGTCTGCCTCCTCATTGACCACTGGAAGCCCCAAACCTGCACCCAAATCCCCTAAATCTGTCAGTCCTAAACCAAAGTCCAAAAATACTCAAATCACCACAGCCTCCAAAAGTCAGGACATATCCCAAAAAAGCCCAGGCTCCAAGCCAACTCAAAATGGGACTTCATCTCTGGGATCTTCACCGAGCCAAGCAAGCTCTTCAGGGCTTCAGCGTCCAAGAGCGAACTCTAGCTCTACTCGAAGCACCTCCAGAGACAGTTTATCCCAGTCCAACGACAGCCTCTCACGGCAGTCGCTTGTGCCTGACTACATGGTTCGTTCTCAGAGCTTCACTCACTTCAAGCAACTGCCTTCACCAACGTCCGCACCCATGACACGCTCCTTTTCTTTTAACAAGGCAGTGGAGCTAGCCAAACCACTTGCTAATACACAGCTTCGTCCTCCGAGAACAGTTGGACTCAAATCTCCTTTGAGCATGAGCAAAGGCCGTCTAGTGCTTGGATTGGGGGGGCTGGGATTTGGAAAGGGGATAACGGATAGACCGCCTGCTGGGACACCTTCTTCAGAGGGTTTTACACCTCCTAATTCCATAAAAAGGCCTCTTCTGCCTAACTCTATGCTGACAAAACCCTCATTACAGGCCTATAGGCTAAACCGATCAATTCCTGCCAAACCACAGTGCCCTCTAGTGGTAGGGAGGAGCCCAGTGGAGAGCGACGTTATAACTCCACCTCTTACTCCCGAATTGCTCCATTGTACCCCGAAGAATGTAAGTGCCTGActgtatcattt CTCCGATTCCCCAGAGGAGCCTGTGGCAGAGCCAGGGCTGGATGGGAACCTCCGCTACACCGGGGAGGGAATGGAGGACATGTCTCTCT TTGCATCTTCTCTCGAGAGGAATGACACCAGTGAGGAGTTTCTAGATGACTTTGATCATCTTGGGGATCAGTCACAGAATGGCATCCAGCAAAACAAATATCCTCTGGCCACACCCACCCAAACACCTTTGCAGGGCCTCTTAAATGAGACCATGGACTGGACTGGGATTGGTCTGGCAG GTGGCAAGGCAGATTTAATGGGTGGTCAGGTCCGTGGGCCATCGCTCATGTCCCCTGATGTGGAACGTCACGCAACCTCCTCTCTGGAGCTCTCCCCCTCGAACAGCTCTGGAGGAACATACATGTGGGATGAGGAAGGCATGGAGCCCCTtggacacaacacacacatacaccgtTGCAGCAGTTATGAGTCAGACCTCAATAGCATC GACATTCTGAACAACTTGGATAACACTGGCTCGTGTGATCTGGAAGATGATGACCTCATGCTTGACGTGGATCTGCCAGAGGACGGGTCCATGCTCCATG ATGGCATGGCCCACTTTGAGCGCTCTGACAGGGGGGGGCGGCCGGCTCAATGGAGGAGGAGACAGCAGAGATGGAGTGGAACGGATCATGCTCATAATGACAACAG GCTGGTCGGGTTTCATTACGATCCCTGTCGTACAGGCCACCGGCCGCTTCTTCCTGCAGTTCAGCACGACAGTCACACGGTGGCGCTAGATGAACTCACTCTCAAGCACATGGCGGAAGACTGCTCGTCTGTCAGATCACAGCTGCTCAAACTCAAGAGTCTGCTGCag ATGGATGATGGCGAGATTACTCCAGAGAGTTTGGAATCCAGCGAAGATGACAGCAGAGCCCAGCAG ATGGAGGAGCTGATGAAGGAGGTGGCGCATCTCAGGGAAGAgctcaaaaataaagataaaatcatCACACGGCTCACTCATCAACAGCATCAACAATCT ccgGTGAGATGTCAGTGTCATCAGCCGAAGTCCGGGGTCAGGGGTGAGAGAAGAACTCATCATGATAAATCCACTCAGACGGTGTGGCGACCGCCCCATCATCACCCCGCC CCTCAAATACTTCAGCCCATCAGTCACATCCCCTACGAGCCCCTCATCCAGGGAAAACTAGCAAAAACAGTCCCCACCGGGGGCCACAATGATGCCTGCACCGAAGAGGAACGACCTCCTACGTTCTGTCCTCCAGCCCCCTGCACCGATCCAATTCTTCCTCCTGCTAAAGACCCTCACATGGTGTCGAAATCTTTGCCTGACCCAGAAGAGCTGAGCCGGTTGCTTAGCACCCACCTTCGCATACAAGACAACAATGAGAATGACTCACCAGGGGCTGGAGAACAGATTGCGAGACCGACCCCTGAAGGCCATCAACGTAAACTCCTGCAAACCCCTCACCCCTCATCCTTCTTCAGCCCGCGTGTCCTGCAGCCTCCCCGTCTACACAAACGAGTAACTCTCCCTGCTCTGTCTATAAGTGGGGGTAGTGGGACAAACCTAAAACCAGGACCCCCAATGAACCACAAGGCCCAGCAGCTTCTCTCTCCACCTCCTTCCAGAGGTTTGCCATGCTTCAGTGCAGGGAACCACGTCGTTACACGCGGCCGGCTGTCCCAGCCTTGGCCGGCGGTAGTCAGGGGTGAGGCTGACCAACAACGCAATGCTTCGGCACCGCTCGACGTCTCCACACGACTTGCAAAGCCAAAGATCCACTGA